A genomic window from Halorubrum trapanicum includes:
- the thrC gene encoding threonine synthase, whose amino-acid sequence MDLAIDAPAPAAPDCAADGTWLACIECDETFAPFDDVRYTCDDCGGLLEVRYADPPTFDEFGAGAPSDGPDRGVWRYREALPFDLGVTLPEGDTPLHRVPRIEESVGVDALRIKHEGMNPTGSFKDRGMTVGVRVAQELGVGALACASTGNTSAALAAYGGRGDMETLVLLPQGKVAAGKVAQASLHGARILEVDGNFDACLDIVQELAARGEAYLLNSLNPFRLEGQKTIGFEILEAFYADYGAFPDRIVLPVGNAGNTSALYKGFRELVQSGALAVDEVPKLTGVQAEGAAPMVEAIEEGNDEIRRWEEVETRATAIRIGNPVNAPKAIPGIRNTGGTAVAVSDEAITDAQRDLAEEGVGVEPASAASLAGLRKLRREGVVADDEQVVCLTTGHLLKDPDAAYEAGGDPEPVPNDVDAVVEHLHE is encoded by the coding sequence ATGGATCTCGCCATCGACGCCCCGGCCCCGGCGGCGCCCGACTGCGCCGCCGACGGGACGTGGCTCGCGTGTATCGAGTGCGACGAGACGTTCGCCCCGTTCGACGACGTCCGGTACACCTGCGACGACTGCGGCGGCCTGCTGGAAGTCCGGTACGCCGACCCGCCGACGTTCGACGAGTTCGGCGCGGGCGCGCCCTCCGACGGCCCCGACCGCGGCGTCTGGCGCTACCGCGAGGCGCTCCCCTTCGACCTCGGGGTCACCCTCCCCGAGGGCGACACCCCGCTCCACCGCGTCCCGCGCATCGAGGAGTCGGTGGGCGTCGACGCGCTCCGGATCAAACACGAGGGGATGAACCCCACCGGCTCGTTCAAGGACCGCGGGATGACCGTCGGCGTCCGCGTCGCGCAGGAGCTGGGCGTCGGCGCGCTCGCGTGCGCCTCGACGGGCAACACCTCTGCCGCGCTCGCCGCCTACGGCGGCCGCGGCGACATGGAGACGCTCGTGTTGCTCCCCCAGGGGAAGGTCGCCGCCGGGAAGGTCGCGCAGGCGAGCCTCCACGGCGCCCGAATCCTGGAGGTCGACGGCAACTTCGACGCCTGCCTCGACATCGTTCAGGAGCTGGCCGCCCGGGGCGAGGCGTACCTGCTCAACTCGCTGAACCCGTTCCGCTTAGAGGGGCAGAAGACGATCGGCTTCGAGATCTTAGAGGCGTTCTACGCCGATTATGGCGCGTTCCCGGACCGGATCGTCCTCCCCGTCGGCAACGCGGGCAACACCTCGGCGCTTTATAAGGGATTCCGCGAGCTCGTCCAGTCGGGCGCGCTCGCCGTCGACGAGGTCCCCAAGCTCACCGGCGTCCAGGCCGAGGGGGCCGCCCCGATGGTCGAGGCGATCGAAGAGGGGAACGACGAGATCCGGCGCTGGGAGGAGGTCGAGACGCGCGCGACCGCGATCCGCATCGGCAACCCCGTCAACGCGCCGAAGGCGATCCCCGGAATCCGCAACACCGGCGGCACCGCGGTCGCCGTGAGCGACGAGGCGATCACCGACGCCCAGCGCGACCTCGCCGAGGAGGGGGTCGGCGTCGAGCCCGCCTCCGCCGCGAGCCTCGCGGGCCTGAGGAAGCTCCGCCGCGAGGGCGTCGTCGCGGACGACGAGCAAGTGGTCTGCCTGACGACCGGCCACCTCCTCAAGGACCCCGACGCCGCCTACGAGGCCGGCGGCGACCCCGAACCGGTCCCGAACGACGTGGACGCGGTCGTCGAGCACCTACACGAGTAA